In Bacteroidota bacterium, a single genomic region encodes these proteins:
- a CDS encoding transcriptional regulator, with protein MKNYIDDLNKAFESRIRLGIMSILLVNDSVDFGEMKEMLNITDGNLASHISALEKIEYVKVSKQFVGKKPNTSYAATKVGKKAFGAHLDALEKLLKKRN; from the coding sequence ATGAAAAACTACATTGACGATTTAAACAAAGCATTTGAAAGCCGGATTCGACTGGGCATTATGTCGATCTTGCTGGTGAATGATTCGGTAGATTTTGGGGAGATGAAAGAAATGCTCAACATAACTGATGGCAATTTGGCCAGTCATATTTCAGCTTTAGAAAAAATAGAGTACGTAAAAGTGAGCAAGCAATTTGTGGGTAAAAAACCGAATACCTCTTATGCCGCTACCAAAGTCGGGAAAAAGGCTTTTGGAGCGCATTTGGACGCACTTGAAAAATTATTAAAAAAGAGGAACTAA
- a CDS encoding DUF465 domain-containing protein — protein MEKHDILHEFPEWKEKIHELKISDHHFRKLFEDYHENDHAIHRIESGAEISNDDYLNELRKKRVILKDELFAFLKKN, from the coding sequence ATGGAAAAGCACGATATACTACATGAATTTCCGGAATGGAAAGAAAAAATTCACGAATTAAAAATAAGTGATCACCACTTTAGAAAATTGTTTGAAGACTATCACGAAAACGACCATGCGATTCACCGCATTGAAAGCGGCGCAGAAATTTCGAATGATGATTACTTGAACGAATTACGCAAAAAAAGAGTGATATTGAAAGATGAATTGTTCGCGTTTTTGAAAAAGAACTAA
- a CDS encoding toxin-antitoxin system YwqK family antitoxin: MNKLSNLLFLLFPAFSLMAQPQIQNWENGNKKSEENFKNGMQEGKSLYWYQSGKLAKEVNYKGGKEEGTLTRYYEDGKTKGIENYTFGNKNGAWTYFYNNGTKAQECFYKFNWLDSTCKSWYENGNIKSEEFYKKKKKEGKWVYYYESGKKQNEGFFKNNLQQDKYTAWYENGNIEKEGTFVNDTMHGKWTKYFTSGKMKEEGNYTRGNYSLLNYWDESGKQWVKDGNGHYILYFDNGAKKSEGDYKNGKEEGEWKYYLPDGKVEYSLNYVAGKKDGNGIYYFDNGKINKQGNFKNDLKTGIWQWFRKDGSKDMEGALLADKQSGHWTYYFENGRKEFEGNYKEGMHDSIWTYYYATGELWKNGPFKDDLKNGTWTTYFEKGQKLQEGNYSNNKEEGLWTAWYENGQKKDEGSFKVGLMNGAWMGWYPNGKQSYSGSYLDNGKDGLWANWSENGQKVKEETYLKGKLNGPCARWFDNGTIKEVGAYENDRKTGTWSFYYENGNKFAEINFKKGIQEGKKTTWYNYGGIWQKGQFINDRMDGKWQTFDKNGKLISTVYYKRGKIEKEE; encoded by the coding sequence ATGAATAAACTAAGCAACTTACTTTTCCTGCTGTTTCCTGCGTTTAGCCTTATGGCGCAACCACAAATCCAAAATTGGGAAAATGGAAATAAAAAAAGCGAAGAGAACTTTAAAAATGGAATGCAAGAAGGCAAATCCCTTTATTGGTATCAATCCGGAAAATTAGCTAAAGAGGTAAACTACAAAGGCGGTAAAGAAGAAGGAACCCTAACGCGTTACTACGAGGATGGCAAAACCAAAGGAATAGAGAATTACACTTTCGGAAATAAAAATGGTGCTTGGACGTATTTCTATAACAATGGAACCAAAGCCCAAGAGTGTTTTTATAAATTCAATTGGCTCGATAGCACTTGCAAAAGCTGGTACGAAAACGGAAACATAAAAAGCGAGGAGTTTTATAAAAAGAAAAAGAAGGAAGGCAAATGGGTGTATTATTATGAAAGTGGAAAGAAGCAAAATGAAGGCTTTTTTAAAAATAACTTGCAACAAGATAAATACACGGCTTGGTACGAAAACGGCAATATTGAAAAAGAAGGAACTTTTGTAAACGATACCATGCATGGAAAATGGACCAAGTATTTTACAAGTGGTAAAATGAAAGAAGAGGGCAACTATACTAGGGGAAATTACAGCCTTTTGAATTATTGGGATGAAAGCGGTAAACAATGGGTGAAAGATGGGAATGGACATTATATTTTATATTTTGATAACGGCGCTAAAAAATCAGAAGGCGATTATAAAAACGGTAAGGAAGAAGGAGAATGGAAATATTATCTCCCTGACGGTAAAGTGGAATACAGCCTAAATTATGTAGCAGGTAAGAAAGATGGAAATGGAATTTATTATTTTGATAACGGAAAAATAAACAAACAAGGCAATTTTAAAAACGATCTTAAAACGGGTATTTGGCAATGGTTTCGTAAGGATGGCAGCAAAGATATGGAAGGCGCTTTACTTGCCGATAAGCAAAGCGGACATTGGACCTATTATTTTGAAAACGGGAGAAAGGAATTTGAGGGAAATTACAAGGAAGGCATGCACGACAGCATTTGGACCTATTATTATGCCACCGGAGAATTATGGAAGAATGGCCCTTTTAAAGACGATTTAAAAAATGGAACCTGGACTACTTATTTTGAAAAGGGCCAAAAGCTGCAGGAAGGAAATTACTCCAATAATAAAGAGGAGGGATTATGGACTGCTTGGTATGAAAATGGACAAAAAAAGGATGAAGGTTCTTTTAAGGTGGGTTTGATGAATGGCGCCTGGATGGGGTGGTATCCCAATGGAAAACAAAGTTATAGCGGCAGTTATTTAGATAATGGTAAAGATGGACTGTGGGCCAATTGGAGTGAAAACGGTCAAAAGGTGAAGGAAGAAACGTATTTAAAAGGAAAACTCAATGGGCCCTGCGCGCGCTGGTTCGACAATGGAACAATAAAGGAAGTTGGTGCGTATGAAAACGATCGTAAAACAGGCACTTGGTCTTTTTATTATGAGAACGGAAATAAATTTGCAGAAATAAATTTTAAAAAGGGAATTCAGGAAGGTAAAAAGACTACTTGGTACAATTACGGTGGAATTTGGCAAAAAGGTCAGTTCATAAATGACCGCATGGATGGCAAATGGCAAACATTTGATAAAAACGGGAAACTTATCTCAACCGTATATTATAAGCGGGGAAAAATTGAAAAGGAGGAATAA
- the rimP gene encoding ribosome assembly cofactor RimP, producing the protein MIQDSQIRDLVKEKIEGTNLFLVDVTVKPGNKIVILIDGINGLSVDECVKVSRHVEFSLDREAEDFELLVSSPGADSPFKVREQYKKYEGRMVEVITNEGKICNGKLYSSDEEGLEIEMIVPVKGANKKVKATEKQKFNYNQIKQTKATISFK; encoded by the coding sequence ATGATTCAAGACAGCCAGATTCGCGACTTAGTAAAGGAGAAAATAGAAGGTACAAACTTGTTTCTTGTGGATGTTACGGTTAAACCGGGAAACAAAATTGTGATTTTAATTGATGGAATAAACGGACTTTCTGTGGATGAGTGCGTGAAAGTGAGTCGACATGTAGAGTTTAGCCTCGACAGAGAAGCGGAAGATTTTGAATTGTTGGTTTCTTCGCCCGGAGCCGATTCGCCGTTTAAAGTGCGGGAGCAATATAAAAAGTATGAAGGCAGAATGGTGGAAGTGATTACAAATGAGGGCAAGATCTGTAATGGAAAGTTATATTCATCGGATGAAGAAGGTCTTGAAATCGAAATGATTGTCCCTGTTAAAGGTGCAAACAAAAAAGTGAAAGCAACTGAAAAACAAAAATTTAACTATAATCAAATCAAACAAACAAAAGCAACTATTTCTTTTAAATAA
- the nusA gene encoding transcription termination/antitermination protein NusA, whose amino-acid sequence MESINLIESFSEFKEFKNIDRPTMMSILEDVFRSALGKKYGSDENFDIIINIDKGDLEIWHNRQIVDDEFAEDSFDFDENKHISLTDAQKIDADFEIGEEITQPVRLEDFGRRAVLAVRQNLASRIMDLEKDGIFKKYQERVGDIITGEVYQIWKREILILDDEGNELILPKTEQIPSDFYKKGDTVRAVVSKVEMKNNSPVIVLSRVSPVFLERLFEMEVPEVFDGLITIKKIVREPGERAKVAVESYDDRIDPVGACVGMKGSRIHGIVRELKNENIDVINFTTNASLFITRALSPAKITSVKIDDETKRAEVFLKPDQVSLAIGKGGHNIKLAGKLTGYEIDVYRDSDVDTDDVDLEEFADEIDAWVLDALKAVGCDTAKSVLELTTDDLVKRTDLEEETIKEVKEILQAEFE is encoded by the coding sequence ATGGAAAGTATAAATTTAATTGAGTCGTTTTCGGAGTTTAAAGAATTTAAGAACATCGATAGACCAACCATGATGAGCATTTTGGAAGATGTATTCCGTAGCGCATTAGGTAAAAAATATGGTTCAGATGAAAACTTCGATATCATTATTAATATTGATAAAGGTGACTTGGAAATTTGGCACAACCGACAAATTGTAGACGATGAATTTGCAGAAGACAGTTTTGATTTTGATGAGAATAAACACATTAGTTTAACGGATGCGCAAAAGATTGATGCGGATTTCGAAATCGGCGAAGAGATTACACAACCTGTACGATTAGAAGATTTTGGAAGAAGAGCTGTATTGGCAGTACGTCAAAATTTGGCTTCTCGTATTATGGATTTGGAGAAGGATGGAATTTTCAAAAAATACCAAGAGCGTGTGGGCGATATTATTACCGGTGAGGTGTATCAGATTTGGAAGCGCGAGATTTTAATTTTAGATGATGAAGGCAATGAATTGATTTTGCCTAAAACAGAACAAATTCCTTCCGATTTCTATAAAAAAGGAGATACCGTGCGCGCAGTTGTTTCGAAGGTAGAAATGAAAAACAACTCGCCTGTAATTGTTCTTTCCCGTGTTTCTCCTGTATTTTTGGAACGCTTGTTCGAGATGGAAGTTCCCGAAGTGTTTGACGGTTTAATCACTATTAAGAAAATTGTACGTGAACCGGGCGAAAGAGCTAAAGTTGCAGTAGAATCGTACGACGATCGTATTGATCCGGTGGGTGCTTGTGTAGGTATGAAAGGCTCACGTATTCACGGAATTGTGCGCGAGTTGAAAAACGAAAATATCGATGTAATTAATTTTACTACAAATGCTAGTTTATTTATTACACGTGCCTTAAGTCCTGCAAAAATTACTTCGGTAAAAATTGACGATGAGACAAAAAGAGCAGAAGTGTTTTTAAAACCCGATCAAGTTAGCTTAGCTATTGGAAAAGGTGGACACAACATTAAGTTGGCAGGAAAATTAACCGGTTACGAAATTGATGTTTACCGCGATAGCGACGTGGATACTGATGATGTGGATTTGGAAGAATTTGCAGATGAAATAGATGCTTGGGTGCTGGATGCATTAAAAGCAGTTGGTTGCGATACCGCAAAAAGTGTGTTGGAATTAACTACCGATGATTTGGTTAAACGCACCGATTTGGAAGAAGAAACAATTAAAGAAGTAAAAGAAATTTTACAAGCTGAGTTTGAATAA